One Aphidius gifuensis isolate YNYX2018 linkage group LG5, ASM1490517v1, whole genome shotgun sequence genomic region harbors:
- the LOC122857860 gene encoding myogenesis-regulating glycosidase-like, with translation MITACEQITMFLGEFLIVFLFASTFACSNSDELSTRDVSHFRKISKNAFVDVKIKNRRVVINTSKNDGSELQIEMRIEDEVLQKLPLKMIECDQFSICISSGDVNHTVIDILPTNEYINVRRNITEGRLIDCVSLKENTQWIGGPEHRYQHWPIQHMYFDEEPYVPTHPTDMAITERYWLSSHGAFIYGTRSSPLFIDQNNYKANYLCLIAQNKKPYVVTDAIKNSYTIGLFEDSRKAHEFVVDNYLGTPLGHPDETMIKHPVWSTWARYKVNVSDTVVNEFVDEIIDNEFNNSQIEIDDNWETCYGSAVFDTKKFPNITKLTDDLKKKNFRVTLWIHPFINENCEPAYSTALDNSYFVKNTDGSVHTTWWQGVSGAGAIDFTNDKAVEWWVDRLKVLESLGIDSFKFDAGETSLLPQIPVGGGPQTLQPGIFTTSYVNALANNFNDIIEVRVGWASQNLPIFVRMDDKDTRYNWNNGLPTLITTLLQMNIAGYVNVLPDMIGGNGYLDGSAEKTYLPDKDLFIRWLQANVFMPALQYSFVPWDYDNETIEICKTYTDLHAEITPLIIEAMQLAVETGAPVNPPIWWVDPTDQQAHKINDEFLLGEKVLIAPVVESNSVERDIYLPKGIWKDANTNENITGPVWLKDYSAPLNILPYFYKQ, from the exons ATGATAACCGCCTGTGAACAGATAACAATGTTTCTAG gtgaatttttaattgtttttttatttgcaagtaCATTTGCATGTTCAAATTCTGATGAATTATCAACAAGAGATGTAAgtcattttagaaaaatttcgaaaaatgcATTTGTcgatgttaaaattaaaaatagacgTGTTGTTATCAACACATCTAAAAATG ATGGATCAGAGCTTCAAATTGAAATGAGAATTGAAGATGAGGTGCTTCAAAAATTACCATTAAAAATGATAGAATGtgatcaattttcaatttgcaTATCAAGTGGAGATGTCAATCATACAGTCATTGACATACTGCCAACTAATGAGTATATAAATGTACGACGTAATATAACAGAAGGACGATTGATTGATTGTGTATCATTGAAAGAAAATACACAATGGATTGGTGGACCAGAACATCGTTATCAACACTGGCCAATTCAACACATGTATTTTGATGAAGAGCCATATGTACCAACTCATCCAACAGACATGGCAATCACTGAAAGATATTGGCTATCAAGTCATGGTGCATTTATTTATGGAACTCGATCATCaccattatttattgatcaaaataattacaaagcAAATTACTTATGTCTAATtgctcaaaataaaaaaccctACGTTGTAACTGATgctattaaaaattcatacacTATTGGACTGTTTGAAGATTCAAGAAAAGCTCATGAATTTGTAGTTGATAATTATCTTGGAACACCTCTTGGTCATCCAGATGAAACAATGATTAAACATCCAGTTTGGTCAACTTGGGCGAGATACAAGGTAAATGTTAGTGACACTGTTGTCAAtgaatttgttgatgaaataattgataatgaatttaacaatagtcaaattgaaattgatgataattggGAAACTTGTTATGGTTCAGCAGTATTTGATACTAAAAAGTTTccaaatataacaaaattaactgatgatttaaagaaaaaaaattttcgtgtTACACTATGGATTCATccatttatcaatgaaaattgtgaACCAGCATATTCAACAGCATTGGATAATagttattttgttaaaaatactGATGGTAGTGTACACACAACATGGTGGCAAGGTGTTAGCGGTGCTGGAGCTATTGATTTTACAAATGACAAAGCAGTTGAATGGTGGGTTGATAGATTAAAAGTACTTGAATCACTTGGTATTGatagttttaaatttgatgCTGGTGAAACATCACTTTTACCACAAATACCAGTTGGTGGGGGTCCACAAACTCTACAACCTGGTATATTTACAACAAGCTATGTTAATGCACttgctaataattttaatgatattattgaagttAGAGTTGGATGGGCATCACAAAATCTTCCAATATTTGTACGTATGGATGATAAAGATACAAGATACAATTGGAATAATGGATTACCAACTTTAATAACAACATTATTGCAAATGAATATTGCTGGATATGTTAATGTTTTACCCGATATGATTGGCGGTAATGGTTATCTTGATGGATCAGctgaaaaaacatatttaccAGATAAAGATTTATTCATTAGATGGCTACAGGCCAACGTTTTTATGCCTGCACTTCAGTATTCTTTTGTACCTTGGGACTATGACAATGaa acaattGAAATTTGTAAAACATATACAGATTTACATGCTGAAATAACACCATTAATCATAGAAGCAATGCAACTGGCAGTTGAAACTGGTGCTCCAGTTAATCCACCAATTTGGTGGGTTGATCCAACTGATCAACAGGcacataaaattaatgatg aatttcTACTGGGTGAAAAAGTTCTTATTGCTCCAGTTGTTGAATCCAATTCAGTTGAACgagatatttatttaccaaaaGGTATTTGGAAGGATGCTAATAccaatgaaaatataactgGTCCAGTATGGCTGAAAGATTATTCAGCACCTTTAAATATACttccatatttttataaacaataa
- the LOC122857863 gene encoding purine nucleoside phosphorylase-like has translation MGIADKIHIAILTCIGGPNFETPAELRMMRIFGIDAVGMSIVHEAIAARHCGMTVFAFSFISNICICDYEINDEADQVLDAGKKKDSDFKKLLEKLQILLTNNNM, from the exons ATGGGTATTGctgataaaattcatattgcaATATTAACTTGCATTGGTGGACCAAATTTTGAGACACCTGCTGAGCTTAGAATGATGAGAATTTTTGGCATTGATGCTGTtg gtATGTCAATTGTTCATGAAGCAATAGCAGCACGTCACTGTGGTATGACTGTATTTGCATTTagttttatatcaaatatttgtatttgtgaTTATGAAATTAATGACGAAGCAGATCAAGTATTGGATGCTGGAAAGAAAAAAGACTCAGACTTTAAgaaattattggaaaaattgcaaattttattgacaaacaataacatgtaa
- the LOC122857858 gene encoding U3 small nucleolar RNA-interacting protein 2, with product MSFFMRNKTAKGPNKRKVDEQQKGHGTKFTNKKKKFNELDNESIASSDEEYAEQNKRDDELSNSSEDDHETAQEKKLRLCKKRLEEMQEYENDKAEFNEGAIAKRLREEYLEDKGKLRKTVADNYTGYDSFIYLKCKDHKQSITSICISSDGKYLFSGSKDGSIVKWSLDNNIKIKSIPGKGKLPDGIKTVVCLAVSTNGKFLVAGDIGTKLIKVFNAETMEFIKNLQGHRGYVTGLVFRKDTSTLYSAADDRCVKVWNLDDMAYVESLFGHNMSITSIDALARERAITSGGFDNSIRVWKIVEESQLIFNDTGNFIEAVKLINEEYFLSAGDGNLCLWGSMKKKPLCTVLNAHGNDDKNGESRWITSIATLINTDLVASGSNNGTVKVWKCSNSFRSLNLLFEVNIIGFINSMVFTPDGMNLIVGVGKEPRLARWTTMREANNRIVIIPFVKKIA from the exons atgtCATTTTTTATGAGAAATAAAACTGCCAAAGGCCCCAACAAACGAaag gTTGATGAACAACAAAAAGGTCATggtacaaaatttacaaataaaaaaaaaaaatttaatgaacttGATAATGAAAGTATTGCTAGTAGTGATGAAGAATATGCTGAACAAAATAAaag agaTGATGAATTGTCAAATTCATCAGAAGATGATCATGAAACagcacaagaaaaaaaattacgactgTGTAAAAAACGTCTTGAAGAAATGCAAgaatatgaaaatgataaagcTGAATTTAATGAAGGAGCAATTGCAAAACGTTTAAGAGAAGAATACCTTGAAGATAAAGGTAAATTGCGTAAAACAGTTGCTGATAATTATACTGGTTatgatagttttatttatttaaaatgtaaagatcataaacaatcaataacaaGTATATGTATAAGCAGTgatggtaaatatttatttagtggTTCAAAAGATGGTTCCATTGTTAAATGGTcattagataataatattaaaattaaatcaataccTGGTAAAGGTAAATTACCAGATGGTATTAAAACAGTTGTTTGTCTTGCTGTCAGTACAAATGGAAAATTCTTG gTTGCTGGTGATATTGGAACAAAACTCATCAAAGTATTCAATGCTGAAACAatggaatttattaaaaatttacaaggaCATCGTGGATATGTTACTGGACTTGTTTTTCGTAAAGATACATCAACACTTTATTCAGCAGCTGATGATAGATGTGTCAAAGTTTGGAATTTAGATGATATGGCATATGTTGAATCACT ctttGGACATAATATGTCAATAACATCAATTGATGCATTGGCACGTGAACGTGCTATTACAAGTGGTGGATTTGATAACTCAATAAGAGTATGGAAAATTGTTGAAGAatcacaattaatatttaatgatactggaaattttattgaagCTGTTAAGCTGATTaatgaagaatattttttaagtgcTGGTGAtggaaatttatgtttatggggttcaatgaaaaaaaaaccattatgtACTGTTTTAAATGCACAtggtaatgatgataaaaatggtGAATCAAGATGGATAACATCAATtgcaacattaattaatactgATTTAGTTGCTTcag gatcAAATAATGGAACAGTTAAAGTATGGAAATGCAGTAATTCATTTAgatcattgaatttattgtttgaagttaatattattggatttataaattcaatggtATTTACACCAGATGgtatgaatttaattgttggTGTTGGAAAAGAACCTAGGCTTGCACGTTGGACAACAATGCGTGAGGCAAATAATAGAATTGTTATTATTccttttgtaaaaaaaatagcgtaa
- the LOC122856481 gene encoding purine nucleoside phosphorylase-like, with amino-acid sequence MNYNFEMIQESANYLLNRVKINPKIGLICGSGLGTIADYLSEKKIFPYKEIPYFPESTVPGHSGELIFGYLQGVAVMCMKGRFHLKEYLNKTYDQELIKVGDEIAKEMGIDDRVHTGILTCIGGPNFETPAELRMMRIFGIDAVGMSIVHEAIAARHCGMTVFAFSFISNICICDYETNDEADHQEVLDAGKKRDSELQEFIGKIANFINKQ; translated from the exons ATGAA ttataatttCGAAATGATTCAAGAGTCAGCAAATTATCTATTAAATCGAGTTAAAATAAATCCGAAAATTGGATTGATTTGTGGTTCTGGATTGg GTACAATTGCTGATTATTTgagtgaaaagaaaatttttccatataaaGAAATACCATATTTTCCGGAGTCAACTGTACCAGGTCATTCGGGTGAATTAATATTTGGATATCTTCAAGGTGTGGCTGTGATGTGTATGAAAGGAAGATTTCACTTAAAagaatat ttaaataaaacttatgatcaagaattaataaaagttGGTGATGAAATTGCTAAAGAAATGGGTATTGATGATAGAGTTCATACTGGCATATTAACTTGCATTGGTGGACCAAATTTTGAGACACCAGCTGAGCTTAGAATGATGAGAATTTTTGGCATTGATGCTGTtg gtaTGTCAATTGTTCATGAAGCAATAGCAGCACGTCACTGTGGCATGACTGTATTTGCATTTagttttatatcaaatatttgtatttgtgaTTATGAAACTAATGACGAAGCAGATCATCAAGAAGTATTGGATGctggaaaaaaaagagactcAGAACTTCAAGAATTTATTGGGaaaattgcaaattttattaacaaacaataa